The Quercus robur chromosome 3, dhQueRobu3.1, whole genome shotgun sequence DNA segment GAGCAGCTGAAATACATGAAAGCTATGAACCTTTTCCGAAGTAGAAGgacaaaacagaacaaaaacTAACCTCTATGTTTCAGATTGTGGCATCTGTAACATATGTTGAACTTCACAGGTGATCAGTTTGATATGATTTTTAGGAGTTCAATATCAAACAAAAGAGTCTTGTCTATCAACCCTTGGTTCCTCAGTACAAAATCCAAAGCTCGTTGACCCTTTGAAACACATTGGCATTGTATCTTGTAAGGgttcacaaaattttaatacaagTATCAACAAAATACTCAAATTTTACCGAAAATGTTGTTGGTCTTGGGCCACTCTTGTTGTAATCATTGTCTGGATATCCCAGATCCGGCGGCACTATGATCCTGCAACACTGCAAAATGGATCATGAAATTTGCATacgattttctttttccctcccTCTTTTCCCAGGCTCAATGCAAGTATACATTTGCCAATACTACTAACCTAATTTTGTGCTCAAGGTCAAGAGAAAGCTGCATTAACAATATCCAGGAGCTCAAAATTTCATCCAAAAGAATATATGATTAAAGAGTGCACCAATTTGTGTGCTGGTATTAACTTGAAGGTATGGTGACTAGTATGCAGATAATGAGTCTATTAAGTTGGAGTTTGGCATCTCTAGTAGAACTGCATTTTGCAGATTTTTATATAATGAAAtgcattttgtaaattttggtaGTGCTTGACAAGTTTCTTGGCTTATGTGAAATGCATTTTGCAATTTTCGGTAGTGCTTGGATCTAGCGGTTTAGGAAGGCGAAGAAGGATGGATTGGGAATTGGGGCCTGGGATTGAGATTGTGGTTGAGATTCAGtgatagtggtggtggtggtggtggtggtggtggtggtggtgatgtgGTTGCAATTGGGGCTTGGATTGTGTTGagaataagatttttatttagcAGAAAGATAGAATTCAAAATGAGGAAATTCGTTTAAAAATAGGGGTGGTCTCTACTGATGAAAAGATGACGAAGAGTTGCTTGACATGGTTTAGTCATGTTAAAAGGAGATTGATTAATGCATTGATGAGCAAGAGTGAGTTGATTCAAGTTGAGGGAATACAAAAAGGTAGAGAAATGCCAAAAATAACAGTagtaaaaatagtaataaaggacatgtcaattaaggaagtaataGAGAGTATGAATTTGGATAGAATAAAAATGTCGGAAATGCTTTATTGTTGTGGATCTATAGCCAAAGCTgactcatttgttgaggatctaTAGCTGACACCAACAATTTGGAAGAAAAGCttgattgtttttgttgttgttgttgttgagagtCTTTTGTGTAATCACTGTAATTGGGTGGCCAAGAAGTCACCGTGCACGATGGCATGTGCAATTGCAGTTTCAGCCCTTTTTCCATTTGTTGTTAATGTGTGATCATGTTATACACAGTGGCTGGTGATCGGGTTGTATACAGTGGCTTTGGTGCATGGAAGTTTCAGAGATTTTATAGATTAATTTAGAAATTTGGGAAATAGATTAGGGGGCTATGCATGGTGGCTTGACTTcttagaatttcttttttgggggaaaTTGTAGAGTTAAAAGAAATTGGTGAAACAAGAagattattttgtttgttttttttatagatctcattttttttagttggggttgttatgttttctttttaaaaaagatattgATTGGGTAAtggttaaattattatttaatgagaaaaaaaaaagcattctcCAATGACATAACTAAACACAATTTCATTCAGTATTATTACCCTTAAGAAAAAGTTTCAACGTAATACCAAATGCATTTTTTTCAAAGAGATGCATTATGTAATGAATTCATTATTTGGTTAGAATTCTTTATCCCAAAATGCAGTAGAGTTACCAAACACAGCTGAATTAATCCATAGAATGCAATCTTGGTACACTTTAGTGAATGCATCTAGAGAAAAAATACATTGATGGCCATTAGGGATTACGGACAGGAGCTTAGGCAGTTCCTTGAAATCACACCAAAGTAAAAAACCAGGCATACATGTCATTCAGTTGTAATCCTCTTTATATACTTAATGTGTGGCATGTGCATTGTGCACTACCTTTAAGCAAATGAGCTTTGACAGGTTCTTGAAATCACACTAAAGTAATAAACTAGGCATACATGTTGATTATTTGTAATCCTCTTTATATACTTGACTCATGGTGTTAGGATCTAGATTTTAGTTTGTTAATTCCTGTGACAAAAAGCACTTTAATGAGTTTCATATTCATTGAAAATAAGTAGGTTAGGTATTGGGTCAAGTTTCTGTCTAAAGATTGCAATTCATGAAGACTTCCTCAAAAACGATCACCAAGTCAGGCAGTAACCTTGCTTGACGCTCGCTCAAGCGAGATTACAGAATTTAGATTCCTGGCCTTTCTTAGACACAGTTTAACCTAAACTAGTAAACTTGAATCTACATATAGATATCTTTCATGTGCGATTTTTAAAGTGACAGAGGCAACAATTCTAATACCTATGAGAGAGCCTAAATTTCCTCAAGTCTAAACCGTCAAAAAGCCTCTCCTTGAGCTTACCTTTGATTTTCTCTCTGTAATTTATCCTCAAACCACAAATATCCTCAATACCTTTACTTTTTTagtagaaagtagaaaccaTCCAGAGATTTTTTTAGAGTGCCGGTGTTTCAAGTTGATGCGGATAAGTTCCTTTGTGGAGAAAGTTCTATAGAAGGATTTTGGAGTTCTGGAGCCAATAATCAGGAGGCAAACGGGTTGCTTGTTGAGCTAAAAAGTCTGACAGCACATGCTATTACAACAAAGTCATGTCTATTTTACAAAGGTTCTGTgagtataaaataattttaactatTTCTTCTATAGTGGAAATTTCTTGTGAAGTTAGTCATCCTCTTaagtggtttttcttttgaagagttCTTCAAAAGTTTTCCACTTCATAACCAAAATctgtgggtttttatttatttattttataattgctTTGGATTGTGGTTGTTACTATGGTTGTGTTAATTTTTATGCAGTTAATTTCGGACATATGAGATAATTAATCCATTACTTCATTAAGTGGGGTTGATATAACCTTCATACCTCCACTTGTTTGGTAGAAACCCTCCAGAGAGTTCTTTGGAGCGTCTGAGTTCTGGTTGATGCAGATGAATTCATTCATGTAGGAAGTTCTATAGCAGGATCTCAGAATTCTAGTCGCTGAGGTAGGAGACAAATGGTTTGCTTGCTGAGATTACAAGTCATGTCATATTACCCAGAGAGGTTTTCCTTTTGAAgagtttttcaaaagttttcttcgtgttttctttttactttttaattgttttggATTGTAGTGATTATTACTTAGTTGTGTCAGTTAATTTTGAGCATATGCAATAATTAATCTGTTACTTTGTTAACTAGAATCACTATAGACTTCATACCTCTACCTGTTTGGTGGAAACCCTCCAAGGAGTTCTTTGGAGTGTCAGAGTTTTGGGTTGATGCAAATGAGTTCATTTGTGGGGgaatttctattaaaaaattctAGAGTTCTGGAGTCGCTGAGGTGAGAGGCAAACAGGCTACTTGCTGAGATTACAAGTCATGTTTAGTCTACAAAGGTTTTGTGACTATAGTCTAATCATAACTGTTTCTTCATTTGTGGAAATTTCATATGGGTTTGGTTACCCTGGAGTGGTTTCTCATTTGGAAAATTCTTCAAAAGTTTTCCAATTCGTCACCAAAATCTGTATGTTCTTTTTATTACTAAGGATTGTGGTGATGATTACTGTAGTTGTGTTAATTGTTAAGCTATTACATATGTGATAATTAATCCATTACTTAATTCACATGGCAGGTGCACTACTTTTAATGCAACTGTTCAAAAATTTTGTGGATCACTCAGAAAATAGCATAGTCTAAATAGgctatatattttagaaaagtaGATGCAGCACCTTCTAATGCCACCCGGAGCCATGCCTGAAACAGCTTCTTCAAAAGCTGGTATTACCTGAAGATTCAAGAGAAACAGAGCACCATTAGAAGCCTCAATTTTGAAAGTCCAACTGAATAACAATATGGCCAAGTAATCATTAGCATCCCAATTGAATCCAATTCCCAAAGTGGCACTTCCCTACTGAATCTTGACTTACAAAGTTGCACTATAGAATTTAACAATAAGCAGTAGCTTCTTATATAATtccatacttaaaaaaaataataataataaataattaaatagttcATCAACATGAGATAGACATGCATTAACTTGAGCCAAGATTTAGAAATGAAATCAAATTCATAGCAGAATAGGAATTTGAGGAGACACAGTACTTCTCCACTCCATCTTATACAAGATGGAAGAAAAACATTGTTTATTGATCAAATGGGGAAAAGAATATTCCTCACCTCTTGAGATCCTATTCTAAATTTGAAGAAGTCCTTGTCATCACCCTGAAATTAAGCACTTAAATATCATTGTGTTCTAGTTGAGTATAGTAGAAACTCCAGTCAAAGGATGATAAGCATTCCATACCACAAAGGAGCCACCCTTTGTCTTGTTTCGGGCTTCAAATATACGGCCATAATAACCGATGGTGTAACCATCCCAATCAACCTAGAACAACACCATTGCCCATAGCTGCttcagttagaaaatttgagaataaaacAACTTAGAATTGAACTTCAATGTTGCATGGCGTATATTGTACTAAATTCAGCTCACCATTTTCTCAAATGTTCATGTATCAACTCTATCAGACTTAAGACAGATGACTCCATGCATACTTTTACATATAATTGGGGATATGGAACTAATGCAGTctaaaatttctctttaaatGAATGAGATTAGGCTCCAAGTCTTGGCTAACTTAACATTATGAAAAAATGCATATGAAAAATTAGTGGCTTACCACTACAGTCTCTCCCATCTTTGGTATGGGGCCATTTCCTACTCGCAAGTCCTGCATTCTCATATATATGTTGTTAGAACAGATAATTATGATGCTTGTGCACTTAAAACATTTTTGGAGGCCTTATGTATTTTTCATCTGGCAACCTTATACTGAAGACCTGATTCTGTCTCTGTGTAGTCCGGATAACGCATTTTAGTCTTGCCGTAGTCCTTTCCCCTAAGTGCTGGCACTGTAATCCCAAACATGGTGCTCATAGTTAGTATTTAGCACTAAAAAGCCTCCCATATATTAACATATTTGATTCTTAACAAATTAAGATTACCCAATGGTCCACAATCATATGACTGTGAGAtacaaagcaaagcaaagcaatATGCTATAGTTAAATCCACTGAAATCAACCTAGGTTACCTACAGCATAAATAGGGTAAACATCGActatcaaaaaattcaaaattaaagaaattagaCTATATTCAATGAAAACTCTAAATGACCCATAAAATCATATGAATGAGAGGAAGGACAAGGAAGAGTCCTAAGTGATGGCCAAGCTAAACTATTAACATGTAAGAACACATACCCAAAGGAGTCATGTCATCTCTTATTTCAGCCAAAGCTGGCAGATGGATTATCAAGCCATGATcacaaatgcaaaataattaaGGAATtcaattgtttagattttagtCGAAATTTAAGGCTCTAATATAGCCTTGCAGAATCTCTGAAGTTGATATAATTTGGAACCTTATTATTGTAAGGCTAATAAAGCAGGTGATTGGTAAGATAAAGAAGGCTAACAGGACCTTCATTCATTCATATATAATCAAGCTAAAAGAGTGAGGCATTGCTTATCCATCCAAATTCGACattaattttttgatgaaaCCACGATTTGCTTACAGAATTTTCCAGTAACAAAAAAACAATGCTCGCGTGCACAAATATAGTGAGGTATGTAAATTACTGTCAGCATATTCAGCTGCCACAGATACTCCATTTATTGAAGCATTCGACCAGAATCCAGCAGCAAGCATCCCAACTGATGAAATCAAAACTTTCCTTCGCTCGACGACTTTCCCATAAGCCCTGGGGTCTGGGTCTCCTTTAAGATTCAGAAACAAAGTATTATTAAACAGTGCAACTTCAAAACAAGCACTTTTACAATTATTGATTCACTAAAATTTTTCCACTTTGCACACAAAACATATAGAAGAAAGCTAGAAAATAATGCAGATAACTGAAAACCCTCAAAACGGTTTTATTAACTTCTATTTTTGAAGTATATAATTATTGAAGATTGGTAATTGTGGGAGAAATAGAAGGGTTGAGAACAAACAAACTAACCGCATGAAGTGGGAACTGAAAAGGAGTGAGGTTGGTGAAGAGATTGAGGAGTAATTGAAACTCTGGAGCATCCCTGAGATGAGATATGAATTGAATTGAAGTGAGTCAaatgagatgagatgagaaaaagaaagacggTAGACGTAGTAGTACTTAGTACTTACTATGTTTGAAGATAACGGTAGAGAAACAACCCCTGAAATCCACGCCATTACTAATTATCAATACAATAAAGATTGCCTGTCAACTTTAGCAGTTTCTAGTTTCTAGTTTCTAGAGAGAGGGA contains these protein-coding regions:
- the LOC126718055 gene encoding peptidyl-prolyl cis-trans isomerase FKBP19, chloroplastic isoform X2 encodes the protein MAWISGVVSLPLSSNIGCSRVSITPQSLHQPHSFSVPTSCGDPDPRAYGKVVERRKVLISSVGMLAAGFWSNASINGVSVAAEYADMPALRGKDYGKTKMRYPDYTETESGLQYKDLRVGNGPIPKMGETVVVDWDGYTIGYYGRIFEARNKTKGGSFVGDDKDFFKFRIGSQEVIPAFEEAVSGMAPGGIRSVAGS
- the LOC126718055 gene encoding peptidyl-prolyl cis-trans isomerase FKBP19, chloroplastic isoform X1 is translated as MAWISGVVSLPLSSNIGCSRVSITPQSLHQPHSFSVPTSCGDPDPRAYGKVVERRKVLISSVGMLAAGFWSNASINGVSVAAEYADMPALRGKDYGKTKMRYPDYTETESGLQYKDLRVGNGPIPKMGETVVVDWDGYTIGYYGRIFEARNKTKGGSFVGDDKDFFKFRIGSQEVIPAFEEAVSGMAPGGIRRIIVPPDLGYPDNDYNKSGPRPTTFSGQRALDFVLRNQGLIDKTLLFDIELLKIISN